A part of Vulcanisaeta moutnovskia 768-28 genomic DNA contains:
- the sat gene encoding sulfate adenylyltransferase codes for MSLKINTPPPHGGKLVDAVIRDKDKAISMAVGAIPYDLKATRDPVSGLPIRNVYREIMSIAYGFFSPLDRFMTRNEVESVLKERRLLDGWLFPFPIIFDISEDDLKKLSVKEGDRLLLRLKGQPFAILNVEEIWNFDPKDLADRTFGTPERNPEVVKRKFDEKHPGWLIYRSMTGIALAGKVYVINEPVFKDPYNRFWYPPARSREEMQRRGWRTVIAHQTRNVPHTGHEHLMKNAAYLGDIEPCHGILVNAIIGAKRLGDFIDEAILEGHEALNKYGYISPKRHIVTFTLWDMRYGNPLESLLHGIIRQNMGCTHHMFGRDHAAVGDYYDPYATQILWEKGIPSFGLNAPPYDLDKGLKIRPVNIKEFWYCPKCGEIAYSDTCAHTDIAQRFSGSFIRGLIAEGIEPPPIIFRPEVYRVIVKWWRVYGYPFVNKKYLELKERELEADVPPMDVPMKR; via the coding sequence ATGAGCCTTAAGATAAACACACCACCCCCACATGGGGGTAAACTCGTGGATGCAGTAATTAGGGATAAGGATAAGGCAATTAGTATGGCTGTTGGTGCGATTCCCTACGATTTAAAGGCCACTAGGGATCCAGTTAGCGGCTTACCAATTAGGAATGTGTATAGGGAAATAATGTCCATTGCCTACGGCTTCTTCAGCCCACTGGACAGGTTCATGACTAGGAATGAGGTTGAGAGCGTGCTTAAGGAGAGGAGACTCCTTGATGGTTGGTTGTTCCCATTTCCAATAATATTCGATATTAGTGAAGATGACTTGAAGAAACTTAGTGTAAAAGAGGGTGATAGGTTGTTATTGAGGCTTAAGGGCCAGCCATTTGCGATACTTAATGTTGAGGAGATATGGAATTTTGATCCGAAGGACTTGGCTGATAGGACATTTGGAACTCCTGAGAGAAATCCAGAGGTTGTTAAGAGGAAGTTCGACGAGAAACATCCAGGTTGGTTAATATACAGGAGTATGACGGGTATTGCGTTAGCTGGTAAGGTATACGTGATTAATGAGCCAGTGTTTAAGGATCCATATAACAGGTTCTGGTACCCACCGGCTAGGTCACGTGAAGAGATGCAGAGGAGGGGTTGGAGGACCGTAATCGCTCACCAGACTAGGAATGTACCGCACACTGGTCATGAGCATTTAATGAAGAATGCAGCCTACCTTGGGGATATTGAGCCGTGCCATGGAATATTGGTTAATGCAATAATCGGCGCCAAGAGACTTGGAGATTTCATTGATGAGGCAATACTCGAGGGACATGAAGCACTTAATAAGTATGGCTATATAAGCCCGAAGAGGCACATCGTTACCTTCACCCTATGGGATATGAGGTATGGTAACCCACTCGAGTCACTACTTCACGGTATAATTAGGCAGAACATGGGTTGTACACATCACATGTTTGGTAGGGATCATGCGGCTGTCGGTGATTACTACGACCCATATGCAACACAGATACTTTGGGAAAAGGGTATACCGAGCTTCGGACTAAATGCGCCCCCCTACGACCTTGATAAAGGCCTTAAGATAAGGCCAGTCAACATTAAGGAGTTCTGGTACTGCCCGAAGTGCGGTGAGATAGCCTACAGTGATACATGCGCTCACACAGACATAGCCCAGAGATTCAGTGGCAGTTTCATTAGAGGATTAATCGCAGAGGGTATTGAACCACCACCCATAATCTTCAGACCTGAGGTTTATAGAGTAATTGTTAAGTGGTGGAGGGTTTACGGCTACCCATTCGTTAATAAGAAATACCTTGAGTTAAAAGAGAGGGAGCTTGAGGCCGATGTACCACCAATGGATGTACCAATGAAGAGGTGA
- a CDS encoding DsrE/DsrF/DrsH-like family protein: protein MSRNKDRVIFFTTMSPSEEDRIQAVLRLALIASSLGYEAFIYLALHSVVMAKRNVFEKLSNATKDMLRNAMKSNVKIMACKVAMEGFNVKKEELIDGVSIAEPKDLFEIAKGSIILSW, encoded by the coding sequence ATGAGTAGGAATAAGGATAGGGTAATTTTCTTCACAACAATGTCTCCCTCTGAGGAGGACCGAATCCAGGCAGTACTAAGGCTTGCGTTGATTGCCTCCTCATTAGGCTATGAAGCCTTCATATACCTAGCACTTCACTCAGTGGTTATGGCTAAGAGGAATGTATTTGAGAAGTTGAGTAATGCCACGAAGGACATGTTGAGGAATGCCATGAAGAGTAATGTTAAGATCATGGCATGCAAAGTGGCCATGGAGGGCTTTAACGTTAAGAAGGAGGAGCTAATTGACGGTGTATCAATTGCGGAACCTAAGGATCTATTTGAAATTGCTAAGGGTTCTATTATTCTCTCCTGGTAG
- the aprB gene encoding adenylyl-sulfate reductase subunit beta, translating into MPSYVIPAKCTGCGDCVNVCPSHIMKFTKSGILGRKAYNAEPESCWECYNCVKHCPQGAVQIRGYMDFTPLGGAVEVYRDEKTNRVYWTIRYRNGTVKYFVFPIRTTPWNSIKPPHEYPEPSKELLRTPYLSCEHEKLGGNKLGVELPKMKVPEVVKVEVRG; encoded by the coding sequence ATGCCCTCCTACGTAATTCCAGCTAAATGTACGGGTTGTGGGGACTGCGTTAACGTATGCCCAAGCCACATAATGAAGTTCACAAAATCAGGTATACTCGGTAGGAAGGCCTATAATGCAGAACCAGAGTCCTGCTGGGAGTGCTATAACTGCGTTAAGCACTGTCCACAGGGTGCTGTTCAGATAAGAGGTTACATGGACTTTACGCCACTTGGTGGTGCCGTTGAGGTCTATAGGGATGAGAAGACGAATAGAGTTTACTGGACGATTAGGTATAGGAATGGAACTGTTAAGTACTTCGTGTTCCCAATAAGGACCACACCCTGGAACTCAATAAAGCCACCACATGAATACCCAGAACCATCTAAAGAGCTCCTGAGGACTCCATACCTGTCCTGTGAACATGAAAAGCTTGGTGGCAATAAACTCGGTGTTGAATTACCCAAGATGAAGGTTCCAGAAGTTGTTAAGGTTGAGGTGAGGGGGTGA
- a CDS encoding respiratory nitrate reductase subunit gamma, whose amino-acid sequence MNEFYLVLYGYIPYAVVVIFLVGIIYRVVTWVTAKGLVGLYNVNVCLYRDGWGSTTIEVLKRIFIFYTLPGRDRDWSLFIGSFLFHWGIWIALIGHLGIIIPGTYLEKWLGLTPSLHQVIALYVGGTAGTIALIGLLILITRRITGRTITVRVMNEYKVRIPLRMFSFLDDYFAVAILLAIIVLGLYQTLGITPYNPAYVDIISRWMWSLVTLHPNIQPIINYPILQVHALLAMVFIAYFPWSKMMHPFSFLFMPTIARPAIKVKTT is encoded by the coding sequence ATGAACGAGTTTTACCTTGTTCTCTACGGATACATTCCATATGCCGTAGTAGTGATATTCCTAGTGGGCATTATATATAGAGTGGTCACGTGGGTCACGGCAAAGGGATTAGTGGGGCTTTACAATGTTAATGTCTGCCTGTATAGAGATGGTTGGGGTTCAACAACTATAGAGGTTCTTAAGAGAATTTTCATTTTCTATACATTACCTGGTAGGGATAGGGATTGGTCACTATTCATAGGGTCCTTCCTATTCCACTGGGGAATCTGGATTGCATTGATCGGGCATCTCGGCATAATAATTCCAGGTACATACCTGGAAAAGTGGCTTGGATTAACGCCAAGCCTTCACCAAGTCATTGCACTATATGTTGGTGGTACTGCTGGTACAATAGCACTAATTGGGTTATTGATTCTAATTACGAGGAGGATCACTGGTAGAACAATTACTGTAAGGGTAATGAATGAATATAAGGTACGCATTCCTCTACGTATGTTTAGCTTCCTCGATGATTACTTCGCAGTGGCAATACTACTGGCAATAATAGTTCTAGGGCTTTATCAAACACTCGGTATAACACCATACAATCCAGCCTATGTCGACATAATCAGTAGATGGATGTGGTCCCTGGTTACGCTTCACCCAAACATCCAACCAATAATTAACTACCCAATACTCCAGGTACATGCATTACTCGCCATGGTATTTATTGCATACTTCCCATGGAGCAAGATGATGCATCCATTCTCATTCCTCTTCATGCCAACAATAGCAAGACCAGCAATAAAGGTGAAGACCACGTAG
- a CDS encoding sulfite reductase subunit alpha: MGTETAQTISDLERGMKMLEYLEKGPWPSYVTELKKTKYPLEPYAEGLARKYTPWLSGSFRVRYVFSGILARRSRDGKFVEIHFRTYAPAGRFYSTSYLRKVVEVAKRYGIGLMEFGGNTGALVLNMIAEKADEAVDAIRTIMGSDVGGSGDTFREFYACPGPALCEFALYDTLHAMDYIRSHPAFYRYLNTQMFPYKIKFKFSGCPMDCATANSRADFALIGTWVGAPEIDQGLFRKMVEEGKINPKEIVNSCPSKAITWNEEKKELNIDGSKCLKAMNCIRKAFPAIRPGKNRKIALLVGAHVQGHFGPKLARAVALLDSVEEVVPFATELINKYMDLAPRRHRIGDMIIRRGFKVISEVADKTLPNKPKGTPSSHLRISIGTNLTDDERKMYENWAKQVMSEYFGGGSGSR, translated from the coding sequence ATGGGTACAGAGACTGCTCAAACGATAAGTGATTTGGAACGAGGCATGAAGATGCTTGAGTACCTTGAGAAGGGTCCCTGGCCTAGCTATGTCACAGAACTTAAGAAGACGAAGTATCCACTTGAGCCTTACGCCGAGGGCCTAGCCAGGAAGTACACCCCATGGCTTAGCGGATCATTCAGAGTTAGGTATGTATTCAGTGGAATATTGGCTAGAAGGAGTAGGGATGGTAAGTTCGTGGAAATTCACTTCAGGACCTATGCACCTGCCGGTAGGTTTTACTCAACCAGTTACTTGAGAAAGGTTGTTGAGGTCGCTAAGAGGTATGGGATAGGTTTGATGGAGTTTGGCGGTAACACTGGAGCGCTTGTTCTTAATATGATTGCTGAGAAGGCTGACGAGGCCGTGGATGCCATTAGGACCATAATGGGTAGTGATGTCGGTGGTTCAGGCGACACATTTAGAGAGTTTTATGCGTGTCCTGGACCAGCCCTATGTGAGTTCGCACTATACGATACATTACACGCCATGGACTACATCAGATCACACCCGGCGTTTTACAGATATTTAAATACACAGATGTTCCCGTATAAAATAAAGTTCAAGTTTAGTGGTTGTCCAATGGATTGCGCCACAGCCAATTCTAGGGCTGATTTTGCATTAATCGGTACGTGGGTTGGTGCTCCTGAAATTGATCAAGGATTGTTCAGGAAGATGGTCGAGGAGGGTAAAATAAATCCAAAGGAAATCGTTAATTCATGTCCATCAAAGGCCATTACTTGGAATGAAGAAAAGAAGGAACTCAATATAGATGGGTCCAAGTGCCTGAAAGCCATGAATTGCATCAGGAAAGCATTTCCTGCAATAAGGCCAGGCAAGAATAGAAAGATTGCATTACTCGTTGGTGCCCATGTTCAAGGACATTTCGGGCCTAAGCTCGCAAGAGCCGTTGCTTTGTTAGACTCAGTTGAGGAGGTTGTTCCATTTGCTACAGAATTAATTAATAAGTACATGGATTTGGCGCCACGTAGACATAGGATAGGTGACATGATAATTAGGAGGGGCTTTAAGGTCATTAGTGAGGTTGCTGATAAGACTCTACCAAATAAGCCCAAGGGAACACCGTCATCGCATTTGAGGATTTCTATAGGGACTAATTTAACTGATGATGAGAGGAAAATGTATGAAAACTGGGCTAAACAAGTGATGAGTGAGTATTTCGGAGGTGGTTCTGGTTCGAGGTGA
- a CDS encoding SAM-dependent methyltransferase, translating into MIVISIYVVGVGPWDPELITVKAIKILNKADIVFYGSLVNEEIISMYAPKAERIYMGHVRGDAHREYIIKAIELARRGLNVVFLKNGDPVIFGRGVEICKESIRNGIPCEIVPGVSSFTAAAARFMVELKGIVTLMAYPDIDYDVESDIKVIFMGTRIAKELIRKFSDRNDVIVISRVTYPDEEAHRLDINDPVIDELNVKPPSLIFIIRRDNYGNYDT; encoded by the coding sequence GTGATTGTTATTTCGATTTATGTCGTTGGAGTAGGTCCCTGGGATCCTGAATTAATTACTGTAAAGGCCATTAAGATACTGAACAAGGCGGATATTGTCTTTTACGGTTCATTAGTCAATGAGGAGATAATAAGTATGTATGCACCAAAGGCTGAAAGGATATATATGGGTCATGTTAGGGGTGATGCCCATAGGGAATACATAATCAAAGCAATAGAGCTGGCCAGGAGAGGTCTTAATGTTGTTTTCCTTAAGAACGGTGATCCAGTGATCTTTGGCAGAGGAGTTGAGATTTGTAAAGAGTCCATACGTAATGGTATTCCCTGCGAGATAGTACCGGGAGTTAGTAGTTTTACAGCCGCGGCCGCCAGATTCATGGTTGAATTAAAGGGCATAGTTACATTAATGGCCTATCCAGACATTGATTATGATGTTGAATCCGACATTAAGGTCATATTTATGGGAACAAGGATTGCGAAGGAGTTAATACGTAAATTCAGTGACAGGAATGACGTAATAGTGATTAGTAGGGTTACGTATCCTGATGAAGAAGCACATAGACTAGATATTAACGATCCAGTTATTGATGAACTTAATGTAAAACCTCCATCATTAATATTTATAATAAGACGTGATAATTATGGAAATTACGATACCTAG
- a CDS encoding (Fe-S)-binding protein has protein sequence MSFDKVFRERPFKWGDVSNFMHYLADEKLVSRLHEAIKFRQQVTTDEKKVEYFRRRLLEEYENNKNVRMAVDVCVHCGQCLNACPTYITTGDPYNSPLGRAELIRAVIKADKVSGKLFGRAVGAVKKIDMNYIKKIYTYYWLCLICRRCGYACPLGVEQTDVTRVVRGILYEIGMASRFTALTVDAHWKSGNNMNLTPGAVKSIIDFVVNEIKQERGIELKVKIDEPAYALLLPSSADYFMNMETLKGYLLFLYAIGIDYTLSTKAAETANFGLFLHPKHLQGLAEKYVNVARELGVKLVIAGECGHAWRAHKNYTLPRLREYGIELVHIHHLVAKAIREGKIKLNPEANGDIVYMYQDPCQYARGGDLTEEPRFILSHVAKRWVDPEHNRSWTWCCGGQGGNLTDEVVPLVTQYARLWYEEALKKDAQWVIRPCSICKAQLSHVVPYLNKMYGKEIKYSGLMDLVYRALVI, from the coding sequence ATGTCATTTGACAAGGTATTCAGAGAAAGACCATTCAAGTGGGGTGATGTATCTAACTTCATGCATTACTTGGCGGATGAGAAGCTGGTCTCAAGGCTTCATGAGGCAATTAAATTTAGGCAGCAGGTAACCACTGATGAGAAGAAGGTCGAGTACTTCAGGAGAAGATTACTTGAGGAGTATGAGAATAATAAGAATGTGAGGATGGCTGTGGACGTATGTGTTCACTGCGGGCAGTGCCTAAATGCGTGTCCAACATACATAACGACTGGTGATCCATATAACTCACCCCTTGGGCGTGCTGAGTTGATAAGGGCTGTAATTAAGGCGGATAAGGTTAGCGGTAAGTTGTTTGGTAGAGCTGTTGGTGCAGTTAAGAAAATCGACATGAATTACATAAAGAAGATATACACGTATTACTGGTTATGCCTTATATGCAGGAGGTGTGGTTATGCTTGTCCGCTTGGTGTTGAGCAGACTGACGTAACAAGGGTAGTAAGGGGGATACTCTATGAGATAGGCATGGCATCTAGATTTACGGCATTAACAGTAGATGCCCATTGGAAGAGCGGCAATAACATGAATTTAACTCCTGGAGCTGTTAAGTCCATAATCGACTTCGTGGTTAACGAAATCAAACAGGAAAGAGGTATTGAACTTAAGGTTAAGATTGACGAACCTGCCTACGCCCTATTACTACCGTCATCAGCTGATTATTTCATGAACATGGAAACCCTCAAGGGTTATCTACTATTCCTATATGCAATCGGCATAGACTATACATTGAGCACGAAGGCTGCAGAGACAGCCAACTTTGGCCTGTTCCTTCATCCCAAACATTTGCAGGGCTTGGCTGAGAAGTACGTCAATGTTGCCAGGGAGTTAGGCGTAAAGCTTGTAATTGCTGGTGAGTGTGGGCATGCATGGAGGGCGCATAAGAACTATACGTTGCCGAGGCTTAGGGAGTACGGGATAGAACTGGTGCACATACATCACTTGGTGGCGAAGGCCATAAGGGAAGGAAAAATAAAGTTGAATCCTGAGGCTAATGGCGATATAGTCTATATGTACCAAGATCCGTGCCAATATGCCAGAGGAGGGGACTTGACCGAGGAACCGAGATTCATACTAAGTCATGTTGCAAAGAGGTGGGTTGACCCTGAACATAATAGATCATGGACCTGGTGCTGTGGAGGCCAAGGGGGGAACCTAACGGATGAGGTAGTACCGTTAGTTACGCAATATGCAAGGCTTTGGTATGAAGAAGCACTTAAGAAGGATGCACAGTGGGTTATTAGGCCATGTTCAATCTGCAAGGCGCAACTCAGTCATGTTGTTCCTTACCTAAATAAGATGTATGGGAAGGAGATTAAGTATTCGGGACTTATGGACTTGGTTTATAGAGCACTAGTTATTTAA
- a CDS encoding DUF6955 family protein, whose product MPYKISVILDRARLERIKGTPLERLVKDLYGGYLKVIELEVPDDIAQRILKEFPRARIDARGFIEETPVAFKRELFEVIAQLRSVSKEIFGELLKPERLSRVKELAAKEEEYLPPPTLPEEK is encoded by the coding sequence ATGCCCTACAAGATCTCCGTAATACTGGATAGGGCGAGGCTTGAAAGGATTAAGGGAACTCCATTAGAGAGATTAGTTAAGGATCTATATGGTGGTTATTTAAAGGTAATTGAGCTTGAGGTTCCTGATGATATAGCTCAGAGGATATTAAAGGAGTTTCCGAGGGCTAGAATCGACGCTAGGGGATTCATTGAAGAGACACCTGTCGCCTTTAAGAGAGAACTCTTTGAGGTGATTGCCCAATTAAGGAGTGTTAGTAAAGAGATCTTTGGCGAATTATTGAAGCCAGAGAGACTCAGCAGGGTTAAGGAGTTGGCGGCTAAGGAGGAGGAGTACTTGCCACCACCAACCTTGCCTGAGGAGAAGTAA
- the aprA gene encoding adenylyl-sulfate reductase subunit alpha produces the protein MTRVRYVDADILIIGGGMAGAGAAWEARYWCRNCRVVLAEKANINRSGAVAMGLSAINTYLGLKCKENTVEDYLKYVRGDLMGIVREDLVYDYARHVDSTVHLFDEWGLPIWPEPKTGCYVREGKWQIMIHGESYKPIVAEAARKALGDENILNRIMVTHLIKSASNPNRVVGALGFNVNDGTFYVFRAKATILAAGGGSQIYRPRSQGEGLGRSWYPPWSSASSYGMLIETGAVMTMMEARFVVPRFKDGYGPVGAYQLLLKTRISNAYGQDFWKPHVDEIRKLYGGKGKYVDSPITPTTLRVFAQRLEWMAGRGPSLMRTEETVKKGTDSEAIAYEDFLDMTISQVVIWAGQNHEPSERPYEVITTEPYVMGSHATECGAWPSGPEDLTPKKIDGLPGDRGYQYYWGYNRMTTLDGLFCAGDACGANPHKFSSGSFTEGRLAGKSAVLYVMDHSDEKIDMNRDQVDSLIAKVMEPLERYQRGRYNVVTGPSYMHPVDPTKMFWKQGLFRLQKIMDECAGGWSNYYMTNEVMLNRGLELLQFLKEDFMNYAAAQDWHELMRVWELWHRILTAEAVIRHMLFRKETRWPGYYVRSDYPALDDDNWHVFVNSRYDAKTGQWELWKVPVIHIIEFP, from the coding sequence ATGACTAGGGTTAGGTACGTAGATGCTGATATCTTAATAATTGGTGGCGGAATGGCTGGAGCAGGAGCCGCATGGGAGGCCAGGTACTGGTGCAGGAATTGCAGGGTGGTACTTGCCGAGAAGGCGAATATTAATAGGAGTGGTGCAGTGGCGATGGGATTATCCGCGATAAACACGTACCTGGGCCTTAAGTGCAAGGAGAATACTGTAGAGGATTACCTTAAGTACGTTAGAGGCGACCTAATGGGTATTGTGAGGGAGGACCTCGTCTATGATTATGCGAGGCATGTAGACTCAACAGTTCACTTATTTGATGAGTGGGGACTTCCAATATGGCCTGAGCCTAAGACAGGCTGTTACGTTAGGGAGGGTAAGTGGCAAATAATGATTCATGGAGAATCCTACAAACCAATAGTTGCTGAGGCAGCAAGGAAGGCCCTTGGTGATGAAAACATACTAAACAGAATCATGGTGACCCACCTAATAAAGAGTGCAAGCAATCCAAATAGGGTTGTTGGTGCCCTAGGTTTCAATGTGAATGATGGTACGTTCTACGTATTTAGAGCAAAAGCTACAATACTCGCTGCTGGTGGTGGATCACAGATATATAGGCCCAGATCGCAGGGTGAGGGACTGGGCAGGAGTTGGTATCCGCCATGGTCATCAGCTTCCTCCTATGGCATGTTAATCGAGACTGGCGCGGTGATGACAATGATGGAGGCCAGGTTCGTGGTACCAAGGTTTAAGGATGGCTACGGACCAGTGGGTGCTTATCAATTACTGCTTAAGACAAGGATTAGTAATGCCTATGGCCAAGACTTCTGGAAGCCTCATGTTGATGAGATAAGGAAGTTATACGGTGGTAAGGGTAAGTATGTTGACTCACCAATCACACCAACAACGCTCAGGGTGTTTGCCCAACGTCTTGAGTGGATGGCTGGCCGTGGACCGAGCCTAATGAGGACCGAGGAAACAGTGAAGAAGGGTACAGATAGTGAGGCAATTGCTTACGAGGACTTCCTAGACATGACCATAAGCCAAGTTGTCATATGGGCTGGACAGAACCATGAACCATCAGAGAGACCTTACGAGGTAATCACCACGGAACCCTACGTAATGGGTAGTCACGCCACTGAATGTGGTGCGTGGCCAAGTGGTCCTGAGGATCTAACACCCAAGAAGATTGATGGCCTGCCTGGCGATAGGGGATACCAGTATTACTGGGGTTATAATAGGATGACGACACTGGACGGCCTATTCTGCGCAGGTGATGCTTGCGGTGCTAATCCGCACAAGTTCAGTAGTGGTTCATTTACTGAGGGTAGGTTGGCAGGTAAATCAGCCGTACTTTATGTAATGGATCACAGCGACGAGAAGATAGATATGAATAGAGATCAGGTTGATTCATTAATAGCCAAGGTGATGGAGCCACTGGAGCGTTACCAGAGAGGTAGGTACAATGTTGTTACTGGGCCAAGTTACATGCACCCAGTAGACCCAACCAAGATGTTTTGGAAGCAGGGCTTGTTTAGACTTCAGAAGATAATGGATGAATGCGCGGGTGGTTGGTCCAATTATTATATGACCAACGAAGTTATGCTCAACAGGGGTTTAGAACTACTGCAGTTCCTTAAGGAGGACTTCATGAATTATGCTGCTGCCCAGGATTGGCATGAGTTAATGAGGGTTTGGGAGCTTTGGCACAGGATACTGACTGCAGAGGCCGTGATTAGGCATATGCTATTTAGGAAGGAGACCAGGTGGCCTGGTTACTACGTTAGGTCGGACTATCCGGCGCTGGATGATGATAATTGGCATGTATTCGTTAATTCAAGGTATGATGCGAAGACTGGACAGTGGGAGTTATGGAAAGTACCTGTGATTCACATAATAGAGTTTCCATGA
- a CDS encoding cobyrinate a,c-diamide synthase, with translation MEITIPRLIIASYKGKNGKTTATLALSYALIRAGLKVSLFKVGPDYIDPSYHLAVTNTLSRNLDYVLMGDKVISRFYKYSLNSDIAIVEGVSGLYDSIDGISEVGSTAQIAKLLKAPIVLVINGERINRTVRAIIRGLKDFDSDVRIAGAVVTNVNQRQLEKLRIAVEDEGLIFLGYIPRNDDLESIMQYRHLGLIHAEEINKQRLIEVFKDVSKFIDIDKVVRVAREYSEPLEVRNYVSLDTSKIISNEVRVGILGGRVFTFYYPETIERIQTFTNNIKFIDPEVDQELGDLDLLLIGGGFPEVYGESLERNRSLKSDIRRFIDSGKHLYAECGGLMYLTDSIIYNNEEYEMVGAIDAITIMHRKPMWYGYARARVIRDSVIGDAGTVLMGHEFHYSSLILRGNYEFVIKYERGVGIHGFDGFQINNAYAHYLHIHPDTYDVIGRMLRRILINKARS, from the coding sequence ATGGAAATTACGATACCTAGGCTCATCATAGCATCGTATAAGGGTAAGAATGGTAAGACAACGGCCACATTAGCGTTGTCTTATGCATTGATTAGGGCAGGATTAAAGGTATCTCTATTTAAGGTTGGTCCTGATTATATAGATCCAAGTTATCACCTTGCGGTCACTAATACATTGAGTAGGAACCTTGATTACGTATTAATGGGTGATAAGGTCATTTCAAGGTTTTACAAGTACTCCCTGAATTCGGACATTGCAATCGTTGAGGGTGTCTCAGGGCTTTATGACAGCATTGATGGCATTAGCGAAGTGGGTAGCACCGCTCAGATTGCTAAGCTTCTTAAGGCACCTATTGTTCTTGTAATTAATGGGGAGAGGATTAATAGAACGGTGAGAGCAATAATTAGGGGATTAAAGGACTTTGATAGTGACGTGAGGATAGCGGGTGCTGTAGTAACTAACGTTAATCAAAGACAATTAGAGAAGTTAAGGATTGCCGTTGAGGATGAAGGTTTGATTTTTCTGGGTTATATACCGAGGAATGATGATTTAGAGAGTATAATGCAATATAGGCATTTAGGCTTGATTCATGCTGAGGAAATTAATAAGCAGCGTTTAATTGAGGTGTTTAAGGACGTGTCGAAATTTATAGATATTGATAAGGTTGTTAGGGTTGCCAGGGAATACTCGGAACCCCTTGAAGTGAGGAATTACGTAAGCTTAGATACATCTAAAATAATAAGTAATGAGGTAAGAGTGGGTATATTAGGTGGGAGAGTGTTTACATTCTATTACCCAGAAACCATAGAGAGAATTCAAACATTTACGAATAATATTAAGTTCATTGATCCTGAAGTTGACCAGGAACTTGGTGATCTAGACCTATTATTAATTGGTGGTGGTTTTCCTGAGGTTTATGGAGAATCCCTTGAGAGGAATAGGTCGCTTAAGTCCGACATACGTAGGTTCATAGATTCAGGAAAACACCTATACGCTGAATGTGGTGGTTTAATGTATTTAACGGACTCAATTATTTATAATAACGAGGAATACGAGATGGTGGGTGCCATAGACGCTATAACAATAATGCATAGAAAGCCCATGTGGTATGGCTATGCGAGGGCTAGGGTGATTAGGGATTCTGTGATTGGTGATGCAGGTACTGTTTTAATGGGTCATGAGTTTCATTACTCCTCATTAATATTGCGTGGTAATTATGAATTCGTTATTAAATATGAAAGAGGAGTTGGTATTCATGGCTTTGATGGTTTTCAAATAAATAATGCCTACGCTCATTACCTACACATTCACCCAGATACTTATGATGTAATTGGTAGGATGCTTAGAAGAATCTTGATCAATAAGGCCAGATCCTAG